The Solibacillus sp. FSL W7-1464 genome contains a region encoding:
- a CDS encoding helix-turn-helix domain-containing protein — protein sequence MDNEKIGQLIYTLRKGKGMTQKQVADALFLSDRTISKWERGIGCPDITLIPQLAALFDIPIENLLTGEINQNDFVGGNMKNSSYYVCPSCSNIGLATGNFTVSCCGRKLEPLAAVKATDEQKLNIEEIDMQWCISADHPMTKDHYVSFIALATGDQIQLYKQFPEWALQATIPRKKHGKLIWFDTRDGLFYQYI from the coding sequence ATGGATAATGAAAAAATTGGCCAATTAATTTATACATTGCGTAAGGGGAAAGGGATGACACAAAAGCAAGTAGCAGATGCACTGTTTTTATCGGACCGCACCATTTCAAAATGGGAAAGAGGAATCGGATGTCCTGATATCACACTTATTCCTCAGCTCGCTGCCCTCTTCGATATTCCAATAGAAAATTTACTGACAGGTGAAATAAATCAAAACGATTTCGTAGGAGGCAATATGAAAAATTCAAGCTATTATGTATGTCCAAGCTGTTCGAATATCGGTTTAGCAACAGGGAATTTTACAGTTTCGTGCTGTGGACGGAAATTGGAGCCATTAGCTGCTGTAAAAGCTACGGACGAACAAAAACTAAATATAGAAGAGATCGATATGCAATGGTGCATTTCTGCAGACCACCCGATGACAAAAGACCATTACGTATCATTTATCGCGCTGGCAACAGGTGATCAGATTCAGTTATACAAACAGTTCCCTGAATGGGCTTTGCAGGCTACAATTCCTCGTAAAAAGCACGGGAAACTGATTTGGTTTGATACACGCGACGGATTATTTTATCAGTATATTTAA
- a CDS encoding ABC transporter permease, which produces MNIEQLQQQYNEKRRREKRKIFSFQILLLVGLLLFWEVTTHFRILDPLIFSSPRAVGSLFITKITDGTLFPHIAITLFETVVGFILGTLLGTLLAISLWSSKTFANVMDPYLVVLNAMPKVAIGPMILVVFGPNMLAVLVMGVLISVIISTIVIFSAFQQVNENYIKVMQLFRASKYETFRHVILPASTPTIISTLKVNVGLSWVGVIVGEFLVSSSGLGYLIISGFQVFNFTLVFLALLIIIVLATMMYKGVELIERKVLEKQ; this is translated from the coding sequence ATGAATATTGAACAGCTACAACAGCAATATAATGAAAAGCGGCGACGTGAAAAACGCAAAATTTTCTCTTTCCAAATATTGCTCCTTGTCGGCCTTCTTCTATTTTGGGAGGTTACTACACATTTCCGCATACTGGATCCGCTCATTTTCAGTAGCCCGCGTGCGGTTGGGAGCCTTTTTATCACAAAAATAACGGACGGCACCTTATTCCCGCATATTGCCATTACATTGTTCGAAACCGTTGTCGGCTTTATATTAGGGACTCTTCTCGGAACATTGCTCGCGATTTCGCTATGGTCTTCCAAAACATTTGCCAATGTAATGGATCCCTACCTTGTCGTATTGAATGCAATGCCTAAAGTAGCGATCGGACCGATGATTCTTGTAGTTTTCGGACCGAATATGTTGGCAGTTCTCGTCATGGGTGTACTCATTTCGGTTATAATTTCGACCATTGTTATTTTTTCCGCGTTTCAGCAAGTAAACGAAAACTATATTAAAGTGATGCAGCTTTTCCGGGCATCCAAATATGAAACATTCCGACATGTAATTCTTCCCGCCTCTACCCCGACGATTATTTCTACTTTAAAGGTGAATGTCGGCTTGTCATGGGTTGGGGTTATTGTCGGGGAGTTTTTAGTATCATCAAGCGGTCTCGGCTATCTGATTATTTCCGGATTCCAAGTGTTTAACTTTACGTTAGTATTCCTGGCACTTCTCATCATCATTGTATTGGCAACGATGATGTATAAAGGCGTTGAACTGATTGAACGAAAGGTATTGGAAAAGCAGTGA
- a CDS encoding ABC transporter ATP-binding protein: protein MTYLEVKNVTHHFFKEQQVATALEDVNFTVNSGEFVSFLGPSGCGKSTLLSLLAGLLKPTTGSINFAEPDVEIGYMLQQDFLFPWKTIEDNVALGLKLLKKEEDRSIVDELLEQFELAHTKKLYPPQLSGGMRQRIALARTLAVKPTLLLLDEPFSALDFRSKLSLENFVSDTLKQFSTTTILVTHDISEAIAMSDKVFIFSPRPGTIVKSFIIPEEIRELAPFEARNAPAFQVLFQEIWKELDSDEY from the coding sequence ATGACTTATTTGGAAGTGAAAAATGTTACCCATCATTTCTTTAAAGAACAGCAAGTGGCAACAGCTCTTGAAGATGTGAATTTTACAGTTAATTCAGGGGAATTCGTCTCCTTTTTAGGTCCGAGCGGCTGTGGGAAATCCACACTGCTCTCTTTACTGGCAGGCTTATTAAAACCAACTACCGGTTCGATTAATTTTGCTGAACCGGATGTTGAAATCGGCTATATGCTTCAGCAGGATTTTTTGTTTCCATGGAAAACAATCGAAGACAATGTCGCACTCGGTTTGAAACTGTTAAAAAAAGAAGAAGATCGCTCAATTGTTGATGAATTGCTCGAACAATTCGAATTGGCACATACGAAAAAGCTTTACCCGCCCCAGCTTTCAGGAGGGATGCGCCAACGTATTGCACTTGCCCGTACACTTGCCGTGAAACCAACATTACTTTTGCTTGATGAACCATTTTCTGCGCTCGATTTCCGGTCCAAATTATCACTTGAAAACTTTGTATCCGATACGTTGAAACAGTTTTCAACGACGACTATTTTGGTTACGCATGATATAAGTGAAGCCATCGCGATGAGTGATAAAGTATTTATCTTTAGCCCTCGTCCGGGGACTATTGTAAAAAGCTTCATCATCCCGGAGGAAATTCGTGAACTGGCACCATTTGAAGCAAGAAACGCCCCTGCCTTCCAAGTACTATTCCAGGAAATATGGAAGGAGCTTGATTCGGATGAATATTGA
- a CDS encoding ABC transporter substrate-binding protein yields MKWLRTALFVGLLLLLVGCGQKDLQEVKVGEVTRSIFYAPLYAAIEEGFFEEEGLSIELSTIPGGDKTMTALLSDGIDIALIGAETSVYVSGQNPNDKVINFAQLTQTDGTFLVARDQNVDFSWDGLKGSTFLGQRVGGMPQMAGEFVLKKQGIDPHNDLNLIQNIDFANIANAFASGTGDYVQLFEPTASIFEQQGIGKIVASFGEELGAIPYTVFMAKESTFSEKEMMDSFTKALYKAQKWVYEASSADVAKAIAPYFEDTDQKIIEQVVTRYRDQESFAKDPIIGEDEFQNLLDVMTEAGVLEFEPAYKDLVNRSFADAVVK; encoded by the coding sequence ATGAAATGGCTTAGAACTGCCCTCTTCGTTGGGCTTTTATTGTTGTTGGTCGGCTGTGGACAGAAGGATTTACAGGAAGTAAAAGTAGGCGAAGTTACCCGTTCTATATTCTATGCTCCTCTTTATGCAGCGATTGAAGAAGGTTTTTTTGAAGAAGAAGGATTATCGATTGAACTGTCAACGATCCCCGGCGGAGACAAAACGATGACCGCGCTTTTATCGGACGGCATTGATATTGCCTTGATCGGGGCTGAAACGTCGGTTTATGTATCAGGGCAGAATCCGAATGATAAAGTCATCAACTTTGCTCAGCTAACGCAAACAGACGGAACATTTTTAGTTGCGCGTGATCAGAATGTCGACTTTAGCTGGGATGGTTTAAAAGGCAGCACATTTTTAGGTCAGCGTGTTGGTGGGATGCCGCAAATGGCCGGTGAATTTGTGCTGAAAAAACAAGGGATTGACCCGCATAATGATTTAAATCTGATTCAAAATATCGATTTTGCCAATATTGCGAATGCCTTTGCTTCAGGTACAGGTGACTATGTTCAACTTTTCGAGCCGACTGCAAGTATTTTTGAACAGCAAGGCATCGGAAAAATCGTTGCTTCATTCGGCGAAGAACTTGGTGCCATTCCATATACGGTATTTATGGCAAAAGAAAGTACATTCTCGGAAAAAGAAATGATGGATAGCTTTACGAAGGCACTTTACAAAGCACAAAAATGGGTGTACGAAGCATCCAGTGCTGACGTTGCAAAAGCGATTGCTCCTTACTTTGAAGATACCGACCAAAAAATTATTGAGCAGGTTGTGACGCGTTACCGCGATCAGGAGTCTTTTGCAAAAGATCCGATTATCGGTGAAGATGAATTCCAAAATCTTCTTGATGTAATGACCGAAGCAGGCGTCCTGGAGTTTGAGCCAGCTTACAAAGATTTAGTAAACCGGTCATTTGCAGATGCGGTTGTGAAGTAA
- a CDS encoding NUDIX hydrolase produces MDLNHLKGQLAKPQPLFLGEDTAFRSAVLIPLVKKQGEWHILFEVRAFTMRKQPGDISFPGGKIDETDESPLAAALRETHEELGIDQQSIELVGHLSPFVISPAFVVYPFIGIIEQSELNTFNKDEVEELFTVPLNWLLTHEPYVHYVPVEPKPPIDFPYDKIANGENYEWRASRMEEWFYEYGNYTIWGLTARLLKHFIEKLK; encoded by the coding sequence ATGGATTTAAATCATCTGAAAGGACAGCTTGCAAAACCGCAGCCTCTGTTTTTAGGGGAAGACACTGCTTTTCGGTCGGCCGTGCTCATCCCGCTCGTGAAAAAACAGGGCGAGTGGCATATTTTGTTTGAGGTGCGTGCGTTCACGATGCGCAAACAACCTGGCGATATTAGCTTTCCAGGCGGAAAGATTGATGAGACAGATGAGTCGCCGCTCGCTGCAGCGCTTCGGGAAACACATGAAGAGCTCGGAATCGATCAACAGTCGATTGAACTAGTAGGGCATCTCAGTCCATTTGTTATATCACCGGCTTTTGTTGTCTATCCGTTTATCGGGATCATCGAGCAGTCGGAGCTGAACACATTTAATAAGGATGAAGTCGAAGAACTGTTCACGGTCCCGTTAAACTGGTTGCTGACACATGAACCATATGTACATTATGTTCCGGTTGAACCGAAGCCCCCGATTGATTTCCCGTACGATAAAATTGCGAATGGCGAAAATTACGAATGGCGCGCAAGCCGGATGGAAGAATGGTTTTACGAATACGGTAACTATACAATTTGGGGTTTAACCGCACGATTATTAAAGCATTTCATAGAAAAATTAAAATAA